The Symphalangus syndactylus isolate Jambi chromosome 3, NHGRI_mSymSyn1-v2.1_pri, whole genome shotgun sequence genome has a segment encoding these proteins:
- the LOC129479213 gene encoding putative UPF0607 protein ENSP00000381514 isoform X2, whose protein sequence is MDEQVIPARLPKTEVRAEEPKAATEVKDQVETQGQEDNKRGPCSNGEAASTSRPLETQGNLTSSWYNPRPLEGNVHLKSLTEKNQTDKAQVHAVSFYSKGHGVASSHSPAGGILPFGKPDPVPTVLPAPVPSCSLWPEEAALKVLGKDHLPGSPGLLMVGEDMQPRDPAALGSSRSSLPRAVGHRSRSSRKRKLSGPPLQLQPTPPLQLRWDRDERPPPAKLPCLSPEALLVGRASQREGRLQQGNMRKNMRVVK, encoded by the coding sequence ATGAGCAGGTGATCCCAGCCAGGCTCCCCAAGACGGAGGTGAGGGCAGAAGAGCCCAAAGCAGCAACGGAGGTGAAAGACCAGGTAGAGACCCAGGGACAGGAGGACAATAAAAGGGGCCCCTGTAGCAATGGGGAAGCAGCCTCCACCTCTAGGCCCCTGGAGACTCAGGGAAACCTCACTTCCTCCTGGTACAATCCCAGGCCCTTGGAGGGAAACGTCCACCTCAAGAGCTTGACAGAAAAGAACCAGACTGACAAGGCCCAGGTGCATGCAGTGAGTTTCTACTCCAAGGGCCATGGAGTTGCCAGTTCACACAGCCCTGCCGGAGGCATCCTTCCCTTTGGGAAGCCTGACCCAGTTCCAACAGTGCTCCCTGCCCCAGTTCCGAGCTGCTCCCTGTGGCCAGAGGAGGCAGCCTTGAAGGTGCTGGGAAAAGACCACCTGCCCGGCTCTCCAGGCTTGCTGATGGTGGGGGAGGACATGCAGCCCAGGGATCCCGCAGCTCTTGGATCAAGTAGGTCTTCTCTACCCAGAGCTGTCGGCCACAGGTCCCGCAGTTCCCGCAAAAGAAAACTGTCAGGGCCACCGCTGCAGCTGCAACCGACCCCTCCCCTGCAACTGAGGTGGGATAGAGACGAGCGGCCCCCACCGGCTAAGCTTCCCTGTCTATCTCCTGAGGCACTGTTGGTGGGTAGGGCTTCCCAAAGAGAAGGACGCCTCCAGCAGGGCAACATGCGTAAGAACATGAGGGTGGTTAAGTAG